A single window of Nicotiana tomentosiformis chromosome 1, ASM39032v3, whole genome shotgun sequence DNA harbors:
- the LOC104090124 gene encoding stress enhanced protein 1, chloroplastic — protein sequence MAVVQISSSLCTSIRDVVMSNPVSVSSVRGSTRTQFGTVFATGSPLLIRNSFYRVKAIPSRATSVSIRCGQSTKEEGNLDVWLGRSAMVGFAVAISVEIATGKGLLENFGVTGPLPTVALAVTALVGILAAVFIFQSASKN from the exons ATGGCTGTCGTTCAAATTTCCAGCTCTCTCTGCACTTCCATTCGCG ATGTTGTTATGTCAAACCCAGTAAGCGTTTCTTCTGTTAGGGGATCAACTCGTACTCAATTTGGGACTGTTTTTGCAACTGGTTCTCCCCTCT TGATTCGGAACAGTTTCTACCGAGTAAAGGCTATTCCAAGTAGGGCGACATCAGTTTCCATACGATGCGGGCAGAGTACCAAGGAAGAAGGTAATTTGGACGTATGGCTTGGTCGATCCGCCATGGTTGGCTTTGCTGTTGCTATTAGTGTGGAAATAGCCACAGGCAAAGGACTTCTAGAG AATTTTGGGGTCACAGGGCCCTTACCTACAGTTGCATTGGCCGTCACTGCGTTGGTGGGCATTCTGGCCGCCGTCTTCATCTTCCAGTCTGCTTCAAAGAACTGA
- the LOC138906760 gene encoding secreted RxLR effector protein 161-like codes for MKVVPYASAVWSLMYAMLCTRPDIYFAIDVVSRFQSNPGREHWTSVKHIIKYLKRTRDYMLVYYSDDLVPIGYTDSDFQSDRDSRKSTSENVFTLGGGAISWRRIKQTCVVDSTMKAGYVAASKVAKEAVWLGNFLRELGVVPSIQAPITLYCYNSGAVANYYLISEIVRKGDVVVTKIASENYLADPFTKSLP; via the coding sequence ATGAAGGTGGTCCCCTATGCATCTGCTGTATGGAGTTTGATGTATGCTATGTTATGTACTAGACCTGACATCTACTTTGCTATTGACGTTGTTAGCAGATTTCAGTCTAATCCCGGGAGAGAGCATTGGACATCGGTTAAGCATATAATTAAGTACCTGAAAAGGACTAGGGATTACATGCTAGTCTACTATTCGGATGACCTTGTGCCTATTGGGTACACTGATTCGGATTTCCAATCAGATAGAGATTCTAGAAAGTCTACCTCAGAAAATGTGTTTACTTTGGGAGGTGGAGCCATAAGTTGGAGGAGAATCAAGCAAACTTGTGTTGTTGATTCCACCATGAAAGCCGGATATGTGGCAGCCTCTAAGGTAGCCAAAGAGGCGGTTTGGCTCGGGAACTTCTTAAGAGAGTTGGGTGTGGTTCCCTCGATTCAAGCACCAATAACACTTTATTGTTATAATAGTGGTGCGGTTGcaaattattatttaattagtgagATAGTGCGAAAAGGGGATGTAGTAGTCACCAAGATTGCATCAGAGAACTACTTGGCGGACCCGTTTACTAAAAGCTTGCCATAG